DNA from Elaeis guineensis isolate ETL-2024a chromosome 2, EG11, whole genome shotgun sequence:
ttaatagagATAGATAGCTGAACTACATTACAAATATTTCGATAACTAGAAGGACGAGTTtaacatttttgaaagtatagGAGTGTAAGTGAAATTGAGCTAAAATAGAGAAAGTGTTCCTATAATTTATCCTAATAATAATTtagaattaatttatttcataaggagaaattttcttttcaaaacatATCtttctgaaaatttattttttaaaaaattatttttttgaaataaaattttagtatgtTTGGTTGGTCATAGGAGAGTGGTTTACCTCAGAGTGGCTTATGTTTGATTGAGcacttatttttttagaaaaactaTATAGAATAGTTATTATacccttaatagatataagatcataccattttatttctaaattttatataaataataatattatattataatataagataataataatttattatattaatataatagtaatatatattaatataatattaatattttaatataataaaatatttgatatagatataagtataatattaaatataatattatattagcataaatattaatatattaatataaatactataataatattattattacattagtataaatattaaaataatattaaaatataataaataatataatattaatataaatattatattatatttatataaatattaaaataatattactatttaatattttatcctaatcattcattgatattttgtaaaatcttaaTCATGAATCTTAAacgaatatttttgaaaaaaaaatatcatcaatttACATCTCGTGAAAAGTTCTAAAACTCATTTTTctcatagatttttatttttaataaaatataaaaaatatttttttatgaaaaaaatatttttttttctcttaaaattttaatcaaataagaGGTCCCTCTTCATTTGTCAAATATTATCTTCCCTCCTTCTATTTTTTATGAACCAAATGAATGGGACAAAGTTTAGCAGCATCAACATAATAATGTACTTGCCGATTTCTCAGCTATAGGAAGCATCCACAACAGTTACCCCTCCCAATTATAATTCATCATGGTTGGAGTGCTTTGCGAGTGGTGCGATGCACGGGTTGATGCCGCGAAATATACGGCCGGAACGCAGTTATTAGGAGAAATTATTGTGTGGATGAGGTCCCAGTGGATTAGAGCAAATCTCAGAGCATATCTACAGGAATtggtgaaatataagggagaAATTATTGCCTGAACCATGACCTGGTAGATCACCCAAATCCCATGCTAGATAACACGCCATATTAACCCTTGTATTTCACGAATTCCCAATTACGCATTACCCACCGTGCACCTGCTCTGAGAGTTGCACTAATCTACCTGAGTATGGCCTAAACAATAATTGcaaaagaaaatttttatacACCGCggtctaaaaaatttatgtaattattattttttaatatatatttaatttttatatttttatttttttatttaaaattttaaataatcaaaatatttttttaaaaaaattataatattttatgtctatattatgatattctgtattgAAATTTTAACTTTCTATATAGAATGCCATAATATTTTTAcagtatattataaaaaaaatatttttatcattaaaaaaatttatataaaattttcaatgacgaaaatatttctatcaaaattatgatatcctataaaaaattatgatgttatgtacaaaaaattataatttatcataatattaacatagaatgtcataattattttattaaaaaaatatttttattttttaaaataaaaaaataaaattataaatattaaatatatattaaaaaatgatgcGGACATGATTCAGACAGCGTATAAAGAATTTCGTAATTTCCCAATACGTGGATAACGGGGCGTGTTATCCACCGGGGGATTGGGCCTGGTCCATTGGACCTAGTCCAATGGTGATTAGACAGTTATTAGACCGCCGCCCAGGGCTTGGAGAAGCAGGACTGGGGCACGGTCGGATTTTTTCTATACAATTTATACCATAGGAGGGGTTATACGcaaaagaaacaaaaatcctaaaataTATCACATTTAGTGGACCGCTGCCCAGGACCTCTGGTGGCGAAACTGTAGCGGGTTCCTTCGATGTCGGCACATCAAACATCGACGATGGAGAAGGAGGTGGCGACGTTGGAGAAGGGCGCGCTCTGCTGCAGCTGGAACTACTGTGGGCAGAGGCTAGCGGTCGGCTTCGTCGACGGCTCCGTCTCCATCCACGACAACCTGGACTCCGCCTCTTCTTGTTCCTCCAAATGGAAGGTCTGTACCACCTCGCCCTTCCAGAGTCCTAAAGTTTCCGAATCGTAGCACGCTGTCCTTTTCTATTGTAATCTTTGAAGATTTCGCTTCAAGAAAGCTTAATTACATCAATGCTTCATtctttatcttgttcttgttttgAGGGTTTCTTTTATGTGCTGATATTCCTGTTCCGATTTTTGCGGGATTCGAAGCAAGTAAACCTAATTCGTTCGTCCTTTTCATATGATTTATGGTTTATTCTCCGCTGATTATGGCGTCAAGAAGACATAATGGTATCAGTGTCGAATTCTGTATTTTGTTTTTCTTTCGGATTTTCTTTCTGCTGGTTATTGTGTTCTCTCCTGTTCCGATATCTGTGGGATTCGCTTGAAGAAGAGCTAATCAACAGGGTTCCTCTTTTCTTTTGAAGAAAAATGCTGGTCCGGGGTTTCTTTATTGACTGATTATTGTGATCTCCTTGTTCTGATTGTGGAGAACTCGAGGAAACGTATTCGACTAGGTTTCCAGttcttcttttgatttctttctagggtttcttttctgtggattattatgatatcttgttgtGGTATGTGTTGGAACTTCAAGAAAACCTTATCAAATCGATGTTATGTTCTTTAGTTTGTTTTGTTCCCAATTACAGTCTTGCTCTTATCACATTCAATGCATCAGGCTATTATTAGTCTTAGCACGTCCAAATAAAGTCTTAAAAAGTCTGATTAACCGATTCTTATTAACCTAAAGTCTTATGACATTCAATTGAAGATGCAGAAATTGGTGAATCAGTTGATACAGATTATATTAATTGATTGTTGTCTCGCCCTCTTCCATCCAAATAAAGTCTAAATGAGCTACTCTTAATTTTGAGAGTATTCTTTTGTATTCATTGGTCTAAAGCTTTTAATGGTCTTACAAAGGGTTGGTGGTTGCACAGGCTGTATCTTATTAAAGCCCCATCCTCTGGAATCAAAAGTCCCGACCTAAAGTAGAATTATCAAATTTCTTAATTGTCTTGTTTCAACTTACTCTCTACAAAGACCTTTTCTTTGAGAGTCCCACTCTTTTGCACCCACAATTCCGGCAATTTGCTGGCATGATGTAACCATAGAAGGGTGAAAGTCAATTTCTtgaaaataaaatcttcaaagaccaACTGATTTTATTTAAACACCATTCTATAATATTATGTGTTCATATGAAAACGTGAATTTGAAGGATCTCCTATAGTAACTACTTTTCCTGTTAAATTATAACTAATCTTGTTCATGTGGTTGTCCACAACATCACATTATCAAATTGAATGTTAAACAGTAGATCCTAGTTGGTGCAACTTTGCTTTTCCTCCAACATTCAGAGTGCAACTTGTAAAAGTGAACCATAATGACTGGAAATACATGCAAATGTAAATTGTAAAACCACTATTCGTATTTATTGGTTTTCTCTTTCATTGTCTTTGACATTCGTAGAGTAGATAGAAGACATTTTTGAGTTAACAATTACAATCAACATAAAGAGGTTATTATGTGAAGAAGGAGGAGGAATCCTTTCCAGCAAGTTATATAAGTTAATTTTTCGCATTGTTTCTGTGACTAAAATTCTAATAAGCTATGTAATTGCGGTTTGCTTTATAAAGTTTTCTTACCTCCTCTCAAAGGCGATTAGTTATTGGTGAATTCTATGTTTGGCTGCCTTCAAACAAAAATTGATGCTTTTCTTTATTAAATTTTGTACAGGCACATGCGAGCAGCATTAATAATATTGTTTGGCTTCCTCCAGAATTTGGTGATGCTATTGCTTGCATTTCTGCTGATGGGTCAATGTCTTTGTGGGAGGAAGTTGAAGACGGTTTGCACTTTGATCTTTGCTGATATTCTTTTAGCATTTCTTCAGAGTTTTAGCTATCATCCTGTGATCATCGCTCTGTGCTGTTCTTTGTTTTATTTGTTTTTCTGAGACTTGAACACTTGCCTTATTATATCATTTTGTAATCATAGGTTGACATTTCTTGCATTATAGTAGGGGCTTAATAACATGAGAATATATTAAGTATTTAGACTCTGCTCATGATTTATTCTTATTAGTCTGGACCTGTAAATCAGTCCATAGGGATCTTTACAAACATGAGGCTGATAACCAGTGACACCATCCTACTTGTGGAAGTAAACGTAGTTGAATATTAAGTTTTCACTGTGATATAATATTCTTTGGTTTTCTAAATTCTTTGCCTCCAATTTTGTATCATCAAATTCTGTTTGATCTTGCATGCTTTTCAACTTTTCTTTCCAGCAATACAATATAGAAGAGAATATTACAAAGATATCTTAATAACTTGACTTGGCATTAAGGCATAAGATCTAAACTGAAAGTAAGGTTTTTTCCCCAACAGTTCGACAAGATATTTCTGAGTGGGGACTGACCAAAAGACCATGTTGATATGTTTGCTCATGAGTATATATGGATTTTAGATGGGCAGGGAGGATCTATATCTCCCTGAAACTCCTACTTATCAAGGTGATATGAAAACATTCTTCTCTCAAATTGGATTTTTGTGGCTTAGGCTCTTATGAAATGTTATACTCAATTCTGTGATTTGGATTAACTGTCTTTTGTACCAAAGAGATGGATACAATTTCTCATGACAAACTTTATTATCTTTCACATTCACCTATATTTTTTTCCAAGTCTGGAGAATAATTTGGAGGATTTGCCTTTTCTTCTATAAGCTTAAACTATGACGAATAAGGTAAGTCCTCGTTCTTGCAATTATTTATTTAGGTTTCATGGTGGGTCGCTCTATTGCCTGTTGCATTGGCTACAATGTAAAGGGTTGATGTCAAGTTGATAGCCAATTATAAACTTCTGCCTTTTCTTTCAATGAAGCCTTGCTGTCTCAGAGTTCTTCTTCTCTTAAataatttttcctttttttagtcAGGTGTTGTTCTTTCACTCAACTTTGTTTTTTATTGTTAAcaatgattatttatttatttttcataatgtAAGCCCATTAAAAATCAAATGTTTATCTGTGGTAGCTGATCATTCATTTCTTAATTTCCGTTAGATACTCAACCTCTTAAATGGAAGATGTGCAAGCTCTTTGAAAGCAGCAATGTTACTGTACTTGACCTTCAATTTGGGGTATATTCAACAAGTTTGAAGATGGTGAGTTCTAGTTAAAAGTAGTTTATTATGATTTGCTTCTCAATTGAATTGTGAAGGAAAAATAAGGAATCTTGCAGGTCTGTGATACATAATTTTAATTTCCTAAAACAAAGTTTGAAATATCAGATCTCTGGTTCCGGACAGATGTAAATGTCATTCTATTTGTTTTTTTGCACACTCAAACCTTTGTATCATTGATCTCAAACTGCAATAACAAATGTTAGCATCATTTGATTTATGAGTTTGATGTGTCCGAATAATCTAGTGTAGGAAGCAATCAAGCAATCTTGTAGTAGATCTAATTCAAAGAGATGTATGTGACATCGCTTATTCTATCATTTGAATTGTTTCTTGTTGTcaagccaaaaaaagaaaaatatcttagtaATGTTAGAAATCTGATTGTTGGAAAAAGTTTCTATTaaatgctattatcttcttgaaacTGCGTCATGTACATTCATGGGTGATGTTAGTGGCTGATTTGTTGATAAAATCATTTGAGCATGTTGACTGGATATGCTGTAACTTTTGAAACCTGCTTTGTGAAGTGCTTGTTTATGTGGAAACCCCTCATGCATTCACAAGAAAAACCAAAAACCTTTTCTGCCTACAGTGTGGTGGGAAGTGTGGGATTAAGCAACTGCTAGGGCTTGCAGTTCTCTAATTCTGACATGAACAGAATTAGGAAGCTAATCACTCAAGGCATTTCCTTCAACACATCAGTCTTCTTATAATTGGGTTGTCGTGCCCCTTCCTGTCACCTTGACCTTGCGTGTTCACCATGATTTGTTGTGATTCCCTGTAGTTATGTATATTCTACTTTGTATTTGAGTGCGTACattgtcatagaataaaaattaaagtgGTAATTAATGCAAAAATTtggaattataaaaaaattataattattacaaatataattatataatgaACTACTTAATTCCAAACAAAACTCAGTTTGTTGATTCTGAAATCATGTGTTTGCTGGAACATGTGAGTTTTCATTTGAAACTGGTAAAGATGGGCTGGGCTGCTTAAATTTGCAATCATCTTATTTCAGCCCCATTACTTGTTGTCAGCTTGAAAGGTTAAAGGACTGGTTGTGGCTGTGCATCTCATGACTGTTCATTAGGCTCTGAACTTggaatattgattttattttgaagGGAAATACAATAAAGGTTCAGTTAGTAGATGTAGGGCAGCTAGCCATCATCctaattactaaaaaaaaaatgataaaatcttACTTGTTGGGATATAATAGGGTTAAAtataaaatagaaagataaggatCTTGACTAGAAAATTAAACATGGTGCTGGAGTGCAATTCAAGTAGATGAATCCACTTGGTCAAATTTGATGATCAAACTAAAATGTGTTTATTCTTGCTATAATAATTTATTCACCTAGGACTTGATAAGACATGCCTAACGTAAAGGAGCCGAGCAGATAAAGTATTCTGGCTTAAGAGAATTCTTTGAGAAAACAATAACTTGATAAGGCCTGTAGTGCTATATGGTTTCAAATTTTAGTGGAAAAATTGGCCCATGCACATAAGATTAGTACCACAACGATGAGAATGTGGTAATGCTAGGAATGATATATTTAAAAAGGGCTTAATGTAGAAAACATTGGAGTTGCACCTCGTGAAGGGAATGTGGTCATCCTATGTGTACATATGCAATAGAATTTCTGATGTTGTAACAATGAGGATGGTGATTTGGATGTCGTGTGGAAGGGTCATGGAAGAAGGGAAGACCAGTGACTTGTGCATGGATGGAAGTTGCTACCATCAATTGAAGAAAGCTGTCAACCAAGGATATAAACACTAACAGGAATAAGTGGAGAACAAGGATCCACGAAACACTCTGAAAAAAGTTGGGTTGAGCCTTCTTAATAAAGTATAGCATGATACAATGATCACAAAACTTAATTACTATATTCAGTTACCGTATATAAGAACGATTGATGGTGGTTTTCAGAGCTATTTGCTTAAAGTGAAATATTCCCCTTTTGGCATGCTATAATGGGGAATTTATTTCTGGGTTTTGTGAATGTTACACTGGATGGCCTATAATAGACCTAAGCAGGTAATGTAAAGCTTGTTATTTATCTTTATACGGAATTATAGTTTTTATCTTTaattgttttttattttatataaatacttCTGAATCTGCGCTTATTCTAAGGCTGCAATTCTCTCTGATATTATTACTAATTTATAGGTGATCTTATGTAGGTTGTGGCATATTCAGATGGACATGTGAAGGTCTATGAGCTCTTGGACCCTTTGGAATTAAACAAGTGGCAACTTCAGGTTTATCTATTATTCATCCTATCCACTTAAAATAAAAAACAATAAATACATAAAAATGGACCAACATTAAAGGTTAAACATAGCATGTTGTTGCTATGTAGTTCCGTGGTGACTACCGTAGTCAAAATGGGTAGCAGGTGAAAATAGAGATTTTCACAACACAATGGGGTGAAAAGAGATCAAAAAAAGACCTCAGTTGCTGTTGCTTGTTATTGCTGCAAACCTGGCCATGATCTCACATTCTCTGTGAAACATGATAAATGAGAAATGTAAGAAGTGATATTACCATCCTTCTCTGAACAATTTAAAGAACAAGATATTTCTTTTAAATCGTTTCATCAAGTGTTATATTAATTACACAAGTTATGCTCTCAAAGTAATGAGTGTGGCTGCGAGGTTGGCAGTACCATCCAGTTCGCCTTACTCAACTACGTAAGACTTGATTGAGGGAAGCTGGAAGGAATCTAGAAAGCTATACCACTTTTCCAGTTCAGTACAAGGCAATAGATTGTAAGCTGGGATTTGCTTTTATCCATTAATTGGTGCTCTCCTTAGGTTTCATATCTTCTATTTTAGGTTTTTCTTTTGAAATTGATTTCTAAGATTATGTGCATGTCCCTCAAAGAAACTTCTTTCCCTCAGTTGCAATTTGGATCTCAACGTTCTAGAACCAGGTATTATGCACACATTGATTACCTTAGAATCTCCTAAAACATTTCGAGATGAAGATCTGTCATCAAATCCAATGTCATATTGGCATAGTTTTCTAATTCCAATTTAATCAGCAGCAAATTATTTCTAAAGGTTGATTCACCCCTTTCAAAATTTTCCTCTGCCTTGGCTTTGctggctccttttttttttttttttacatttatgACCACTACCTTGTGTTTGTCAGTTTTTCTTTGGAAATCACTTTCGAACCTATGCATATCTATCTCTTTATTCATCAAGGAGAACCTAATCTCTCTCTGACACATTTGTTCTATGTTCATAGTTGCCTGATCATATGCATAGTCTGTATTCTTTAATATCCTCCACTACTTATCCAACAGATCATCAAGTACAAACTGCAATAATCATCCTTTCTTTaagatttctttcattttttaatcaatttctctttaattatattatctatatttaaattaatttcccCTCTCTCATCATGCACATGAATTGTTGCTTGGCTAATATTCAAATGTCTGCTTGAATTTGAAACATTAACTCTCCTGAAAAGAATTTTGAAACACTGACAATAAGTTTATTACTCAATGAAAACTTGGCTTCATTATCTTTGATGATACATAAGGTGGTACCTTTCATTATGTGTTTGTTGTTGAAGCCCATTGTATTTATAAGAATTTTGGCTAGTGGCATCATTTTCATTGAGGAAAATTTGGAATTGCTTAGCACATAGATTTGTCTCAATTATAGACCTTTCTGATTGACATGAGTTTCAATGCATTTCACTGGTGGCACTTACATTGCTGAaaatatttgttaaaatagtgtcataaataattatagctgatattttttttttggtggtgtaTATTCTTGTTTTTGAGGGACTGAGTAAAGTTTACACTGCGAATCTTTTGCTGGCAGGCAGAGTTCCAGAATGTGATTGATTCAGTTTTGAGATTTGGAAAGCCATCAT
Protein-coding regions in this window:
- the LOC105039494 gene encoding protein SEH1, which codes for MSAHQTSTMEKEVATLEKGALCCSWNYCGQRLAVGFVDGSVSIHDNLDSASSCSSKWKAHASSINNIVWLPPEFGDAIACISADGSMSLWEEVEDDTQPLKWKMCKLFESSNVTVLDLQFGVYSTSLKMVVAYSDGHVKVYELLDPLELNKWQLQAEFQNVIDSVLRFGKPSCAKASIAWNPRRGESQQSSFVLGFNSDLPQFNSSKIWEFEEDHQRWLPVAELALPGDKGDRVHAVAWAPNIGRPYEVIAVATCKGIAIWHVGLNPESDGRLSTEKVALLSGHDGEVWQLEWDVSGLTLASTGADGMVRLWQSNVNGVWHEEAALECNGMQQ